One window of the Saccopteryx bilineata isolate mSacBil1 chromosome 2, mSacBil1_pri_phased_curated, whole genome shotgun sequence genome contains the following:
- the CLDN17 gene encoding claudin-17 produces MAFYPLQIAGLVLGFLGLVGTLATTLLPQWRVSAFVGSNIIVFERLWEGLWMNCIRQAKVTLQCKFYSSLLALPPVLEAARALMCVAVALSLVALLVGICGMRQVQCTGSNERTKAYLLGTSGVLFILTGIFILIPVSWTANIIIRDFHNPAIHVGQKRELGAALFLGWASTALLFIGGGLLCGFCCCNRKEQRHRYPNPGYRVPYTGKQKNVTMQRKTSTSYV; encoded by the coding sequence ATGGCGTTTTATCCCCTACAAATTGCTGGACTGGTTCTTGGGTTTCTCGGCTTGGTCGGGACGCTTGCCACCACTCTCCTGCCTCAGTGGCGAGTGTCAGCTTTTGTTGGCAGCAACATTATTGTCTTTGAAAGGCTCTGGGAAGGGCTGTGGATGAACTGCATCCGACAAGCCAAGGTCACGCTGCAGTGCAAGTTCTACAGCTCCCTGCTGGCTCTCCCGCCTGTCCTCGAGGCTGCCCGGGCCCTCATGTGTGTCGCTGTGGCTCTCTCCCTGGTTGCCCTGCTCGTTGGTATCTGTGGCATGAGGCAGGTCCAGTGCACTGGCTCGAACGAGAGAACCAAGGCATACCTTCTGGGGACATCTGGGGTTCTCTTCATCTTAACAGGCATCTTCATCCTGATCCCAGTGTCCTGGACGGCCAACATCATCATCAGGGACTTCCACAACCCAGCCATCCACGTAGGTCAGAAGCGAGAGCTGGGGGCAGCTCTGTTCCTGGGCTGGGCGAGCACTGCCCTTCTCTTCATTGGAGGGGGTCTGCTCTGCGGGTTCTGCTGTTGTAACCGGAAGGAGCAAAGACACAGATACCCAAACCCTGGGTACCGTGTGCCATACACAGGCAAGCAGAAAAACGTGACGATGCAAAGAAAGACCTCGACCAGTTATGTGTAA